From Treponema sp. OMZ 787:
CAGCTTTTTTTTCGGCTCCTAAAGCCATTGTTGCCGAACTTTCGACAGCTGCAGCAGTCATTCTGTTTGCTTTAATGGCTCCTATACCGTGCTTTAACTGAATGTGTCCAAGCTCATGTGCTATAACACCGGCAAGGGCATCCTCGGAATCAGTACACGATAACAGTCCCTTTGTAACAAGCACATGCCCTCCGGGTGTTGCAAAAGCATTTATTTCATCCGTATCCAATATTGCAACATGATAGCCGTTGTAAGATTCAGGCACATCAGAATTTAGTACCAAGGTCATACAAATCAGATTAAGATAGTTTTCCAGCTGCTTGTTTCGGTAAAGTTTATAGTTGCTTAAAATAACGGCAGCTACTTCCCTGCCTATATAATACTCTTCCTCATTTTGAATAGGCTTTGAGGCTTCAACAAGAGGAGCGGCAGCATCAATAACATTTTTTGTAAAAGCAAGAGGATCATCTAAACTTTCCAATAGGGCACAAGATAGAAGAATTACAGGTATCAAAATTATAATCAAACATAAGCCTAATTTCTTTTTCATTATTCACCATCCTTCAATAAGCCTTCTTTGATAAAAAACTGTAAATCCTTTGGGTTTACAGTTATACTTTCAACACTGTCAACCGCCGGATAATTTTTTTTACCTGAGACAGAAAATTCCGAACCGGAGCCCTCCGTCAGACCCTTTCCTGCAAGAGCCAATTCCTTTGCTTCAGCCGAAGTTCTTTTATCAAAAGAGCCGACTATTTTTTTCTTTGTAAGATTTGCCTTGGGCAGCCAGCCTACAAGATTCGGATTTAAAACCGGAGAAACCCTCATCCATTTTCCTTTTTCTTCTAAAAGATATACCTGTTCCCCGTACTGCACCCTTACAACATTTTTAGCAAAAAAACCTGTATCTGATTTTATCCAAGTTTCTTTTACATTCACATATAATTTTTTAGAGGATTTTTCGGCCGTAAGTACTCCTAAAACAACAAAAAACATAAACAAACATAACAGCTTAGATTTTTTCATAAGTACCTCCTTACTTAAAAATAATATCACAAAAAAAACCGCTTGTCCAGTTTTTAATTTTTGCCTGTTGCAAGATTTTTTGAATTTTGATATAATTACCCGTTAAGGTTATCACTGATTTGAAGACTTGTCTAACATCTTAAATCATTATTTTTTTATAGATTATAAACCTTAAGGAGTATGATTATGCACAAAATACTTGAAAAACGGCAATATTCGCCTGAGGTTTTTTATTTGCGCGTTGAAGCACCGGAAATCGCAAAAAACAGACATCCGGGACAGTTTGTAATCGTTCAAATAGATACCAATTTTGGAGAAAGGGTTCCCCTCACAATTGCCGATGCAAATGCCGAGGAAGGCTGGATTGCCCTCGTTATACAGTCTGTAGGAGCAACAACCATCAAACTTTGCGAGAAAAATGTAGGTGATTCTATTGCTGCAATTTTGGGCCCTCTTGGACGGCCCTCGCACATAACAAAGTGCGGAACGGTAGCCTGCGTTTGCGGCGGTATAGGTGTTGCACCTATGTATCCTATCGCAAAAGCTTTTAAAGAAGCAGGAAACAAGCTCATAGTTATCATCGGAGCAAGAAACAAAGACCTAATTGTTTTTGAAGATGAGATGAAAGCTATTGCTGACGAACTCATCATTACAACCGATGACGGTTCCTATGGAAGAAAGGCTTTGGTAACAGCTCCCCTAAAAGAACTCTGTGAAAGTCAAACTCCTCCCGATGAGGTTTTTGCAATCGGCCCGCCCATAATGATGAAATTCTGTGCCGAAACCACACGTCCCTACGGAATAAAAACAACGGTTTCGCTTAACACAATCATGATTGACGGAACAGGAATGTGCGGAGGCTGCCGCGTAACTGTAGACAATCAAATCAAGTTCGTATGTGTTGACGGTCCCGAATTCGATGCCCACAAGGTCGACTTCGATAATATGATGATGAGAATGAAGGCCTTCCGAGGACGAGAAGAGAAGGATAAACATAAGTGCCGATCCGGTATCTTTAATTAAGGAGTGGGAAATCTATGGAAAATACAAATTTAGCAGGTCATAAACATATAACCCATGAAGAGCTTTCAGAACAAGCAAAAAAAATGTGGGCAGACTTAAAGGATAAGACCTTAAGTCCAAAAGAAAGAACGCAAATCCCTATTCAGGAAATGCCCGCCCTCGACCCTCATGAGAGAGCCTCATTAATGAATGAGGTTGCCATGGGCTACACCGATGAGCAGGCTAGAATTGAAGCAGAGCGGTGTTTAAACTGTAAAAACCGCCCCTGCGTAAAAGGCTGCCCCGTAGGTGTTCCTATTCCGGAATTTATTGCAGAAATTCAAAAAGGCGATTATAAAAAGGCTGTTGATATTATAAAAACAACAAACCTCCTTCCTGCAATCTGCGGACGAGTTTGTCCCCAAGAAAAGCAGTGCCAAGCCTTTTGTACAATAGGCAAGATGCTCAAGTCCCCCGAACAGGCTGTAGCCATAGGCAGACTTGAACGCTTTGTTGCCGACTGGGAAAGAAACAATAATAAGATTACCGTACCCGAAGTTGCCCCCGAAACGGGAAAAAAGGTTGCCATTATCGGCTCAGGCCCCGCAGGTCTTACCGTAGCAGCCGATGTCCGCCGTGAAGGACACTCCGTAACCGTCTTTGAAGCCTTCCACAAAACAGGCGGCGTTATGGTTTACGGTATTCCCGAATTCCGCTTGCCGAAAGAAATCGTTGCAAAGGAAGTTGAAAACCTCGAAAAGATGGGTGTTGAATTCAAAACCAACTTCTTGGTAGGAAGAACCGAAACTCTTGAGCAGCTTTTAAAAGAAGACGGATATGATGCCGCCTTTATCGGAACAGGTGCAGGCTTACCTAAGTTTATGGGAATTGAAGGCGAAAACCTAATCGGTGTTTTTAGTGCAAACGAATATTTGACGCGTGCAAACCTTATGAAGGCCTATGATGCAACTCATTCCGATACTCCTCTTTATCAGGCTGAGACCTTAGCCGTAATCGGCGGCGGAAATGTTGCTATGGATGCTGCAAGAATGGGATACCGCTTAGGCTGCAAAAAGGTTTACTGTATTTACCGCCGAACCCGTGCCGAAATGCCTGCCCGGCTAGAAGAAGTTGCTCACGCAGAGGAAGAAGGCGTAGAGTTCTGCTTCCTTCAAAACCCCACAAGAATAGTCGGCGATGAAGAAGGAAAGGTTTGTGCAATCGAGGTCTTAGACTATGAGTTGGGCGAACCCGATGAATCCGGCAGAAGAAAGCCTGTGGCAAAGCCCGGCACCGAACACCAGATCAAGGTTGATGCCGTAATCGTCGCCCTCGGAAACGACTCAAACCCGCTCATGGCTCAAACAAGTCATGGTTTGGAAGTTACCAAAAACGGCAATATCGTTGTAGATGAAAACCAAAAAACCTCGATTGAAGGCGTTTGGGCAGGAGGCGACATTGTTCTCGGTGCCGCTACCGTAATTCTTGCAATGGGCGAAGGCCGAAAAGCCGCAGCTGCAATAAACGAGTATTTAAAGACAAAATAAGTCTTTTACTTTAACCCAATAAAAAAGCCGTCCTAAGTTAAACATTCTTAGGGCGGCTTTTTTGTTATTCTAAGCTTTCCGTTTTCCATTCGCCGATAGTTCTTTCTTCTTCATCAAAGCTGGAACCTATCAGG
This genomic window contains:
- a CDS encoding M48 family metalloprotease; the protein is MKKKLGLCLIIILIPVILLSCALLESLDDPLAFTKNVIDAAAPLVEASKPIQNEEEYYIGREVAAVILSNYKLYRNKQLENYLNLICMTLVLNSDVPESYNGYHVAILDTDEINAFATPGGHVLVTKGLLSCTDSEDALAGVIAHELGHIQLKHGIGAIKANRMTAAAVESSATMALGAEKKADLKFLEDASKEIVTTLVNSGYSKTQEYAADSFAVKLMAKSGYDPNAMTEMLKIMGEKQKNDHRGFGKTHPSADSRIKYVEKEAKKLAGSYNRSERLRRYQRNKLK
- a CDS encoding sulfide/dihydroorotate dehydrogenase-like FAD/NAD-binding protein — its product is MHKILEKRQYSPEVFYLRVEAPEIAKNRHPGQFVIVQIDTNFGERVPLTIADANAEEGWIALVIQSVGATTIKLCEKNVGDSIAAILGPLGRPSHITKCGTVACVCGGIGVAPMYPIAKAFKEAGNKLIVIIGARNKDLIVFEDEMKAIADELIITTDDGSYGRKALVTAPLKELCESQTPPDEVFAIGPPIMMKFCAETTRPYGIKTTVSLNTIMIDGTGMCGGCRVTVDNQIKFVCVDGPEFDAHKVDFDNMMMRMKAFRGREEKDKHKCRSGIFN
- the gltA gene encoding NADPH-dependent glutamate synthase gives rise to the protein MENTNLAGHKHITHEELSEQAKKMWADLKDKTLSPKERTQIPIQEMPALDPHERASLMNEVAMGYTDEQARIEAERCLNCKNRPCVKGCPVGVPIPEFIAEIQKGDYKKAVDIIKTTNLLPAICGRVCPQEKQCQAFCTIGKMLKSPEQAVAIGRLERFVADWERNNNKITVPEVAPETGKKVAIIGSGPAGLTVAADVRREGHSVTVFEAFHKTGGVMVYGIPEFRLPKEIVAKEVENLEKMGVEFKTNFLVGRTETLEQLLKEDGYDAAFIGTGAGLPKFMGIEGENLIGVFSANEYLTRANLMKAYDATHSDTPLYQAETLAVIGGGNVAMDAARMGYRLGCKKVYCIYRRTRAEMPARLEEVAHAEEEGVEFCFLQNPTRIVGDEEGKVCAIEVLDYELGEPDESGRRKPVAKPGTEHQIKVDAVIVALGNDSNPLMAQTSHGLEVTKNGNIVVDENQKTSIEGVWAGGDIVLGAATVILAMGEGRKAAAAINEYLKTK